In a genomic window of Streptomyces koelreuteriae:
- a CDS encoding DedA family protein encodes MTTLALGPEWLSPDYLISTFSLPGILLIVFAESGLFAFLPGDSLLFTAGLFVAEGTYITQPLWLVCTLIVIAAVVGDQVGYMIGKFLGPKLFNRPNSKLFKQENLDKAHEFMEKYGPKAIVLARFVPIVRTFAPIVAGAGRMKYRTFLTYNVIGGIAWGTGVTLAGYWLGQIGFIKKNVESILILIVLLSVLPIIIEYLRERSKKKRAAATPQQAPQSQLPAMDDATTQLRRITPDDQPPHQQQQPYGNQNGYNDQQYYNQYPQSPGYGQQQQQGNQQPYNGGY; translated from the coding sequence GTGACCACGCTTGCGCTCGGCCCCGAGTGGCTCAGCCCGGACTATCTGATCTCCACGTTCAGCCTGCCCGGCATCCTGCTCATCGTCTTCGCGGAGTCCGGACTCTTCGCGTTCCTGCCCGGCGACTCCCTGCTGTTCACGGCCGGCCTCTTCGTGGCCGAGGGCACCTACATCACCCAGCCGCTGTGGCTGGTCTGCACGCTGATCGTGATCGCCGCCGTCGTCGGTGACCAAGTGGGCTACATGATCGGCAAGTTCCTCGGCCCGAAGCTCTTCAACCGGCCGAACTCCAAGCTCTTCAAGCAGGAGAACCTGGACAAGGCCCACGAGTTCATGGAGAAGTACGGCCCCAAGGCGATCGTCCTGGCCCGCTTCGTCCCGATCGTGCGCACCTTCGCCCCGATCGTCGCCGGCGCCGGCCGCATGAAGTACCGCACCTTCCTCACGTACAACGTGATCGGCGGCATCGCCTGGGGCACCGGCGTCACCCTCGCGGGCTACTGGCTCGGCCAGATCGGCTTCATCAAGAAGAACGTCGAGTCGATCCTGATCCTGATCGTCCTGCTCTCCGTCCTCCCGATCATCATCGAGTACCTGCGCGAGCGCTCCAAGAAGAAGCGCGCGGCGGCCACGCCCCAGCAGGCGCCCCAGTCCCAGCTCCCGGCCATGGACGACGCCACGACCCAGCTCCGCCGCATCACCCCGGACGACCAGCCCCCGCACCAGCAGCAGCAGCCGTACGGCAACCAGAACGGCTACAACGACCAGCAGTACTACAACCAGTACCCCCAGTCCCCGGGCTACGGCCAGCAACAGCAGCAGGGGAACCAGCAGCCTTACAACGGCGGCTACTGA
- a CDS encoding threonine/serine exporter family protein: MTDAEDRKPKSDEARSNFSPPGGAAVDGEMSTTSEFAIPEGLAVHRTAGAEAETTSEFSLPQGMDVPQAPSAEPEGSAFTTPSTYTAKHALSAFTPPTGIPVVSLTKDVPWQDRMRTMLRMPVAERPATEPSQRHADEAGPAVPRVLDLTLRIGELLLAGGEGAEDVEAAMFAVCRSYGLDRCEPNVTFTLLAISYQPSLVDDPVTASRTVRRRGTDYTRLAAVYQLVDDLSDHETAVSLEEAYRRLAEIRRNRHPYPGWALTGASGLLAGAASVLVGGDLLVFVAAALGAMLGDRLAWLCAGRGLPEFYQFTVAAMPPAAIGVALTLVHANVNASAVITGGLFALLPGRALVAGVQDGLTGFYITASARLLEVLYFFVGIVAGVLLVLYFGVQLGARLNPDGALGISDQPVLLIGASMLLSLAFAVLLQQERSTVVWVTLNGGVAWVVYGAMHLAGDISPVASTAAAAGLVGLFGQLLSRYQFASALPYTTAAIGPLLPGSATYFGLLAIAQNEIDEGLVSLSKAVALAMAIAIGVNLGSEISRMFLRIGSAEKRRAAKRTRGF, from the coding sequence GTGACGGACGCGGAGGACCGCAAGCCGAAGTCGGACGAGGCGAGGAGCAACTTCTCGCCTCCCGGTGGGGCCGCCGTCGACGGGGAGATGTCGACGACGTCGGAGTTCGCCATACCGGAAGGGCTGGCCGTCCACAGGACGGCCGGTGCGGAGGCCGAGACCACGTCGGAGTTCTCCCTGCCGCAGGGGATGGACGTCCCGCAGGCGCCCTCGGCGGAGCCGGAGGGGTCGGCGTTCACGACGCCGAGCACGTACACCGCGAAGCACGCCCTGTCCGCGTTCACCCCGCCGACCGGGATTCCCGTGGTCAGCCTGACCAAGGACGTGCCCTGGCAGGACCGGATGCGCACGATGCTGCGGATGCCGGTGGCGGAGCGGCCGGCGACGGAACCGAGCCAGCGGCACGCCGACGAGGCGGGGCCCGCGGTGCCCCGTGTGCTCGACCTGACGCTGCGTATCGGGGAGTTGCTGCTGGCGGGCGGTGAGGGCGCCGAGGACGTGGAGGCGGCCATGTTCGCCGTCTGCCGGTCCTACGGTCTGGACCGCTGCGAGCCGAACGTCACCTTCACGCTGCTGGCGATCTCCTATCAGCCGTCGCTCGTCGACGACCCGGTCACGGCGTCGCGGACCGTGCGCCGCAGGGGCACCGACTACACGCGTCTCGCGGCCGTGTACCAGCTGGTGGACGACCTCAGCGACCACGAGACCGCGGTCTCCCTGGAGGAGGCCTACCGGCGGCTGGCGGAGATCCGCCGTAACCGGCACCCCTACCCCGGCTGGGCGCTGACCGGTGCGAGCGGGCTGCTGGCCGGTGCGGCCTCCGTGCTCGTCGGCGGTGATCTGCTCGTGTTCGTCGCCGCCGCGCTGGGCGCGATGCTCGGTGACCGGCTGGCGTGGCTGTGCGCGGGGCGCGGGCTGCCGGAGTTCTACCAGTTCACGGTGGCCGCGATGCCGCCGGCCGCGATCGGGGTCGCGCTCACGCTCGTCCATGCGAACGTCAACGCGTCCGCGGTCATCACCGGTGGACTGTTCGCGCTGCTGCCCGGGCGGGCGCTGGTGGCGGGGGTACAGGACGGGCTGACCGGCTTCTACATCACCGCGTCCGCGCGTCTGCTGGAGGTTCTGTACTTCTTCGTGGGCATCGTCGCGGGTGTGCTGCTGGTGCTGTACTTCGGTGTGCAGCTGGGGGCGCGGCTGAACCCCGACGGGGCGCTCGGGATCTCCGACCAGCCGGTGCTGCTGATCGGGGCGTCGATGCTGCTGTCGCTGGCGTTCGCCGTGCTGCTTCAGCAGGAACGATCCACCGTGGTGTGGGTGACGCTGAACGGCGGTGTCGCGTGGGTCGTGTACGGCGCGATGCATCTGGCCGGGGATATCTCGCCGGTGGCGTCGACGGCCGCGGCGGCGGGGCTGGTGGGGCTGTTCGGGCAGTTGTTGTCGCGGTATCAGTTCGCTTCGGCCCTGCCGTACACGACTGCCGCGATCGGGCCCCTGCTGCCGGGTTCCGCGACGTACTTCGGTCTGCTGGCGATCGCGCAGAACGAGATCGACGAGGGGCTGGTGTCGCTGTCCAAGGCGGTGGCGCTGGCCATGGCCATCGCCATCGGGGTGAATCTGGGGTCCGAGATCTCGCGGATGTTCCTGCGGATCGGGTCCGCGGAGAAGCGGCGGGCCGCCAAGCGGACGCGAGGGTTCTAG
- a CDS encoding zinc-dependent metalloprotease — MTSIGGASTGMVDWNLAVATATRLVRPGPDVSRDEARAVVAELRRHAKASEGHVRGFTRLGTEEGHDTPVLVVDRPGWIRANVAGFRELLKPLLDKMQDRRGNTPGGAVMSAVGGKVTGVELGMLLSFLASRVLGQYETFAPATAGLPAAENGGGRLLLVAPNIVHVERELDVDPHDFRLWVCLHEETHRTQFTAVPWLRDHLEGEIQAFLSETDVDPMTVLERVREAAQTLAGGRPEAEEDDGGRSLVEIVQTPAQREILGRLTAVMSLLEGHADFVMDGVGPDVVPTVGEIREKFQQRRAKGASRLDLALRKLLGLDAKLRQYRDGERFVRAVVDEVGMDGFNRVWTSPNTLPTKTEIAKPADWVARVHRRTE, encoded by the coding sequence ATGACGAGCATCGGTGGTGCTTCAACCGGCATGGTCGACTGGAATCTCGCGGTCGCGACCGCGACCCGGCTCGTACGGCCGGGCCCCGACGTCAGCCGGGACGAGGCCCGCGCCGTCGTCGCGGAACTGCGTCGGCACGCCAAGGCCTCGGAGGGACACGTCCGCGGCTTCACCCGCCTGGGCACCGAGGAGGGACACGACACCCCCGTCCTCGTCGTCGACCGCCCCGGCTGGATCCGCGCGAACGTCGCCGGCTTCAGAGAACTCCTCAAGCCCCTGCTCGACAAGATGCAGGACCGCCGCGGCAACACCCCCGGCGGCGCGGTGATGAGCGCGGTCGGCGGCAAGGTCACCGGCGTGGAACTGGGCATGCTGCTGTCCTTCCTGGCCTCCCGCGTCCTCGGCCAGTACGAGACCTTCGCCCCCGCCACCGCCGGCCTCCCCGCCGCGGAGAACGGCGGCGGCCGGCTCCTGCTCGTCGCCCCGAACATCGTGCACGTGGAGCGCGAACTCGACGTCGACCCCCACGACTTCCGCCTCTGGGTCTGCCTCCACGAGGAGACCCACCGCACCCAGTTCACCGCCGTGCCCTGGCTGCGGGACCACCTCGAGGGCGAGATCCAGGCCTTCCTCAGCGAGACCGACGTCGACCCCATGACCGTCCTGGAACGCGTACGCGAAGCCGCCCAGACCCTCGCCGGAGGCCGCCCCGAGGCCGAGGAGGACGACGGCGGCCGCTCCCTCGTCGAAATCGTGCAGACCCCCGCCCAACGGGAGATCCTCGGCCGCCTCACCGCCGTGATGTCCCTCCTGGAGGGCCACGCCGACTTCGTCATGGACGGCGTCGGCCCGGACGTCGTACCGACCGTCGGAGAGATCCGCGAGAAGTTCCAGCAGCGCCGCGCCAAGGGCGCCTCCCGCCTGGACCTGGCCCTGCGCAAGCTCCTCGGCCTGGACGCCAAACTCCGCCAGTACCGCGACGGCGAACGCTTCGTACGGGCCGTCGTCGACGAGGTCGGCATGGACGGCTTCAACCGCGTGTGGACCTCGCCCAACACCCTCCCCACCAAGACGGAGATCGCCAAACCGGCGGACTGGGTCGCGCGGGTGCACCGCAGGACCGAGTAG
- a CDS encoding YbjQ family protein, giving the protein MGIDEYGGGQGPRPEVIVVTTNDVPGYRVREVLGEVFGLTVRSRHLGSQIGAGLKSMVGGELRGLTKTLVQTRNQAMERLVEQARARGANGVLAFRFDVTEAADVGTEVCAYGTAVVIELDHTG; this is encoded by the coding sequence ATGGGCATCGACGAATACGGCGGTGGACAGGGCCCCCGGCCCGAGGTCATCGTCGTCACCACGAACGACGTACCCGGCTACCGCGTGCGGGAGGTGCTGGGTGAGGTCTTCGGCCTGACCGTGCGCTCCCGGCACCTGGGGAGCCAGATCGGTGCCGGGCTGAAGTCGATGGTCGGCGGCGAGCTGCGCGGGCTGACCAAGACGCTCGTGCAGACCCGCAACCAGGCCATGGAGCGGCTCGTCGAGCAGGCACGCGCGCGTGGAGCCAACGGGGTGCTCGCGTTCCGCTTCGATGTGACGGAGGCGGCGGACGTGGGCACGGAGGTGTGCGCGTACGGCACGGCCGTGGTGATCGAGCTCGA
- the dacB gene encoding D-alanyl-D-alanine carboxypeptidase/D-alanyl-D-alanine endopeptidase has product MFVPELRPWRSARPHVVRIAGAVRPRLARAAAAAKPRVARLARAGKPQVARLMRPKTWQYTAGAATAGLALAAGVVTAAGPWDSSGQRTAERDRAAALNRPGGTDHGGTSGAPGRPRPAPSAAPVLRGLGGVSKVKSAPDGRALSSALTPLLEDPALGPRPAAAVVDVTSGRRLYGTGSDAALTPASTTKIATAVAALSAMGADHRITTRAALEPDTREVVLVGGGDPTLTAHEDAAGAASLRDLAADTAGSLAERGIREVTLSYDTTLYAGDEKHPIGVNPNLALISPLMADEARTDDSTKGPVARVPDPAQDAADRFGDLLKSHGIKTTAPGPSKATTRAKTLATVSSPPLSALVERMLTNSDNDIAEALARQTALATGERADFEGADRAVGTQLRKLGLPLKGAAFKDGSGLNRADRLTADLLTALLAKAADPGHPELRPALTGLPVAGFTGTLTSRYTDGAAGVVRAKTGTLTGVNTLAGTLVDQDGRLLAFAFMANETTNPEAAQKALDRAATTLSECGCR; this is encoded by the coding sequence GTGTTCGTGCCAGAGCTGAGGCCATGGCGGTCCGCGAGACCGCACGTGGTGCGGATCGCGGGTGCCGTACGACCGCGCCTGGCCCGGGCCGCCGCGGCCGCGAAACCACGGGTCGCGCGGCTTGCACGGGCCGGGAAACCGCAGGTCGCGCGGCTCATGCGGCCGAAGACCTGGCAGTACACCGCGGGGGCCGCCACCGCCGGTCTCGCACTGGCCGCCGGTGTGGTGACCGCCGCCGGTCCCTGGGACTCCTCGGGTCAGCGTACGGCCGAGCGGGACCGGGCCGCCGCCCTGAACCGCCCGGGTGGCACAGATCACGGCGGCACCTCGGGCGCCCCCGGCAGGCCCCGGCCCGCCCCCAGCGCCGCCCCGGTGCTCAGGGGCCTCGGCGGCGTCAGCAAGGTGAAGTCCGCCCCCGACGGCAGGGCCCTCAGCAGCGCCCTCACACCCCTGCTGGAGGACCCCGCGCTCGGCCCCCGGCCCGCCGCCGCTGTCGTCGACGTCACAAGCGGCAGGCGCCTGTACGGCACGGGCTCCGACGCCGCGCTCACCCCGGCCTCCACGACGAAGATCGCCACGGCCGTCGCCGCGCTGTCCGCCATGGGCGCCGACCACCGCATCACCACCCGCGCCGCGCTGGAACCCGACACCAGGGAAGTCGTCCTGGTCGGCGGCGGCGACCCCACCCTCACCGCCCACGAGGACGCCGCCGGAGCGGCGAGCCTGCGCGACCTGGCCGCCGACACGGCCGGATCCCTCGCCGAACGGGGCATCCGCGAGGTGACGCTCTCCTACGACACGACCCTCTACGCGGGCGACGAAAAGCACCCGATCGGGGTCAACCCCAACCTCGCCCTCATCAGCCCCCTGATGGCCGACGAGGCCCGCACCGACGACTCGACCAAGGGCCCCGTCGCCCGCGTCCCCGACCCGGCGCAGGACGCGGCCGACCGCTTCGGCGACCTCCTGAAGTCCCACGGCATCAAGACCACGGCCCCCGGCCCCTCCAAGGCCACCACCCGGGCCAAGACCCTCGCCACGGTCTCCTCGCCCCCGCTCTCCGCCCTCGTCGAACGCATGCTGACCAACAGCGACAACGACATCGCCGAGGCCCTCGCCCGCCAGACCGCCCTCGCCACCGGCGAGCGCGCCGACTTCGAAGGCGCCGACCGGGCCGTCGGCACGCAGCTGCGCAAGCTCGGCCTCCCTCTCAAGGGCGCCGCCTTCAAGGACGGCAGCGGCCTGAACCGCGCCGACCGGCTGACGGCGGACCTCCTCACCGCCCTCCTGGCCAAGGCGGCCGACCCCGGCCACCCCGAACTCCGCCCGGCCCTCACCGGCCTCCCCGTCGCCGGCTTCACCGGCACCCTGACCAGCCGCTACACGGACGGAGCAGCCGGCGTCGTACGCGCCAAGACCGGCACCCTGACCGGCGTCAACACCCTCGCGGGCACCCTCGTCGACCAGGACGGCCGCCTCCTCGCCTTCGCGTTCATGGCCAACGAGACCACCAACCCCGAAGCAGCCCAGAAGGCCCTGGACAGAGCGGCGACGACCCTGTCGGAATGCGGCTGCCGATAA
- a CDS encoding inorganic diphosphatase — translation MEFDVTIEIPKGSRNKYEVDHETGRIRLDRRLFTSTAYPTDYGFVENTLGEDGDPLDALVILDEPTFPGCLIKCRAIGMFRMTDEAGGDDKLLCVPATDPRVEHLRDIHHVSEFDRLEIQHFFEVYKDLEPGKSVEGADWVGRTDAEVEIERSYKRFKESGGH, via the coding sequence GTGGAGTTCGACGTCACGATCGAGATTCCGAAGGGTTCGCGCAACAAGTACGAGGTGGACCACGAGACCGGTCGTATCCGCCTGGACCGGCGACTCTTCACCTCGACCGCCTACCCGACCGACTACGGCTTCGTCGAGAACACCCTCGGCGAGGACGGCGACCCGCTGGACGCGCTGGTCATCCTGGACGAGCCGACGTTCCCGGGCTGTCTCATCAAGTGCCGTGCGATCGGCATGTTCCGTATGACGGACGAGGCCGGTGGCGACGACAAGCTGCTGTGCGTCCCGGCGACGGACCCGCGTGTGGAGCACCTGCGGGACATCCACCACGTGTCGGAGTTCGACCGCCTGGAGATCCAGCACTTCTTCGAGGTCTACAAGGACCTCGAGCCCGGCAAGTCGGTCGAGGGTGCCGACTGGGTGGGCCGTACGGACGCCGAGGTCGAGATCGAGCGGTCCTACAAGCGTTTCAAGGAGTCGGGCGGGCACTGA